One stretch of Vulgatibacter sp. DNA includes these proteins:
- the asd gene encoding aspartate-semialdehyde dehydrogenase, whose product MARIPVAVVGATGLAGQQFLAALENHPTFDLQVVAASSRSAGKRYRDAIKDERGSSQWFASQRVPEAYADLVVQDGSKLDPTSVGLVFSAVDGDTARILEAEYARTTPVVSTASAYRYEEDVPLLIPPVNAEHARLIETQQQRRGWKGFVAPIPNCTTTGLAVTLAPLVEQFGVDMVLMTSMQAVSGAGRSPGVIALDVVDNVIPYIPKEEEKVQVETRKILGGLAGAGITPHQMAVSCTCTRVAVLDAHTESVFVKLAKNASPAEVAQAMREWRGAEVARDLPSAPARWIEVSDDPFRPQPRLDREAGGGMVTTVGRVREEAALGGAKYVLVSHNTKMGAARGAILVAETLHAQGYIR is encoded by the coding sequence ATGGCTCGCATCCCCGTCGCCGTGGTGGGCGCTACCGGCCTCGCCGGCCAGCAGTTCCTCGCCGCCCTCGAGAACCACCCCACCTTCGACCTGCAGGTGGTCGCCGCCAGCTCCCGCAGCGCGGGCAAGCGCTACCGCGACGCGATCAAGGACGAGCGCGGCTCGTCGCAGTGGTTCGCGAGCCAGCGTGTCCCCGAGGCCTACGCCGATCTCGTGGTCCAGGACGGATCGAAGCTCGACCCCACCAGCGTCGGCCTCGTCTTCTCCGCCGTCGACGGCGACACCGCCCGGATCCTCGAGGCGGAGTACGCCCGCACGACGCCGGTGGTCTCCACCGCCAGCGCCTACCGCTACGAGGAGGACGTGCCACTCCTCATCCCGCCGGTGAACGCGGAGCACGCGAGGCTGATCGAGACCCAGCAGCAGCGCCGCGGCTGGAAGGGCTTCGTCGCCCCGATCCCCAACTGCACCACCACCGGCCTCGCCGTGACCCTCGCCCCGCTCGTCGAGCAATTCGGCGTGGATATGGTGCTGATGACCTCGATGCAGGCGGTCTCCGGCGCGGGGCGTTCGCCCGGCGTGATCGCCCTCGACGTCGTCGACAACGTGATCCCCTACATCCCGAAGGAGGAGGAGAAGGTCCAGGTCGAGACGAGGAAGATCCTGGGCGGCCTCGCCGGCGCCGGGATCACGCCCCACCAGATGGCCGTCTCCTGCACCTGCACCCGCGTCGCCGTCCTCGACGCCCACACCGAGAGCGTCTTCGTGAAGCTGGCGAAGAACGCCTCGCCCGCCGAGGTGGCGCAGGCGATGCGCGAATGGCGCGGCGCCGAGGTGGCCCGCGACCTGCCGTCCGCCCCCGCGCGCTGGATCGAGGTGAGTGACGATCCCTTCCGCCCGCAGCCGCGCCTCGACCGCGAGGCCGGCGGCGGCATGGTCACCACCGTGGGCCGGGTCCGCGAGGAGGCGGCGCTGGGCGGCGCGAAGTACGTGCTCGTCTCCCACAACACGAAGATGGGCGCAGCCCGCGGCGCCATTCTCGTCGCCGAGACGCTTCACGCACAGGGATACATCCGCTGA
- a CDS encoding M64 family metallopeptidase, giving the protein MSSSIVSLFVSESKASTLVRTAALCADGARGLCSAMLMCITLLIPNAAVAAEKSVISQSTLMLLVSGDATGLTIERAQRMNVPYIGTTTFPSSGNRLELLGADSTVLYSVALDGSGWNLGGSDWVIDGDILRRPTIAFVVKIPDLTEQQDTRVMAAGSVDEVSLLAAGSFDVPIAFDQVYSNAALELLATRGWKLQMTLPEVRTLFSNGPSEERYDIVVLGDGYTLSEKAKFFADAEDWSDWLLRGTEPYASYRSSFNVHAVFRASAESGADHPDASPPIVKDTYYDATYAYNGAGICLFTRDDEAVLRDAGLAPDFEGVVAVIVNDARHGGCSSGPIAVAYQGSSGVGNDTLTHEFGHAFGGLYDEYNMFTTYSGPEPQYANMTADHTCSKWNVWHGIGGVGCFEGAGGHMYGLFRPEADCKMRASHEEHCEICKEALVLRLYSRSHMIGSFTPSALNVTVMPGGTSTFAINSLVPGGGVFRWYVNGALKQAGGSSFTYTFGGGEHIVRVVLEDTTPFVRRDPANLLETAWVWMVSSP; this is encoded by the coding sequence ATGAGTTCGTCGATTGTCAGCCTGTTCGTGAGCGAGTCAAAGGCATCAACGCTGGTGCGCACTGCTGCACTCTGCGCAGACGGGGCGCGTGGCCTATGTTCCGCGATGCTCATGTGCATCACACTACTAATCCCGAACGCCGCAGTAGCTGCCGAGAAGTCGGTGATTTCGCAGAGTACCCTGATGCTCCTGGTTAGCGGAGACGCCACCGGCCTGACCATCGAGCGTGCGCAGCGGATGAACGTCCCGTACATTGGTACCACAACGTTTCCGTCGAGTGGCAATCGACTTGAGCTTCTGGGTGCCGACAGCACGGTACTGTATTCGGTAGCGCTGGATGGATCTGGTTGGAATCTAGGCGGCTCCGACTGGGTGATCGACGGCGACATCCTTCGTAGACCTACGATCGCTTTCGTTGTCAAGATTCCAGATCTTACCGAACAGCAGGATACCCGCGTAATGGCGGCAGGCAGTGTGGATGAGGTCAGTCTTCTCGCTGCGGGTAGCTTCGATGTTCCAATCGCTTTCGACCAAGTCTATAGCAATGCTGCTTTGGAGCTTTTGGCCACGCGAGGCTGGAAGCTGCAGATGACGCTACCGGAAGTGCGAACGCTCTTCTCGAACGGCCCTTCCGAAGAGCGCTACGACATCGTCGTCCTGGGCGATGGCTACACACTCAGCGAAAAGGCAAAGTTCTTCGCTGATGCTGAGGACTGGTCCGATTGGTTGTTGCGCGGCACTGAGCCCTACGCGAGCTATAGAAGCTCGTTCAACGTTCATGCCGTGTTCAGGGCGTCCGCCGAGTCCGGTGCTGACCATCCGGACGCATCGCCGCCAATCGTGAAGGACACGTACTACGACGCTACGTACGCGTACAACGGTGCGGGCATCTGCCTTTTCACGAGGGACGACGAAGCGGTCCTTCGAGATGCCGGTCTCGCGCCGGATTTTGAAGGTGTCGTTGCAGTCATTGTCAACGATGCACGACATGGCGGTTGCAGCTCCGGCCCGATCGCTGTCGCCTACCAGGGTTCCAGCGGAGTCGGCAACGACACCTTGACGCACGAGTTCGGACATGCGTTCGGCGGCCTGTACGACGAATACAACATGTTCACGACCTACTCGGGTCCAGAGCCTCAGTACGCCAACATGACGGCTGATCACACCTGTAGCAAGTGGAACGTTTGGCACGGCATTGGGGGAGTCGGCTGCTTCGAGGGTGCCGGTGGGCATATGTATGGTCTGTTCCGACCAGAAGCCGACTGCAAGATGCGGGCGAGCCACGAGGAGCACTGCGAAATCTGCAAGGAAGCCCTCGTGCTTCGCCTCTATAGCCGGTCGCATATGATTGGGTCGTTCACGCCCTCGGCCCTCAACGTGACGGTAATGCCCGGCGGGACCAGTACCTTCGCCATCAACAGCCTGGTTCCAGGAGGTGGAGTGTTTCGCTGGTACGTGAACGGCGCCTTAAAACAAGCGGGCGGCAGCAGCTTCACCTACACCTTCGGGGGAGGCGAACACATCGTAAGGGTCGTCTTGGAGGACACCACTCCATTCGTCCGTCGTGATCCCGCCAACCTGTTGGAGACGGCCTGGGTCTGGATGGTCAGCTCGCCGTAA
- the asd gene encoding archaetidylserine decarboxylase (Phosphatidylserine decarboxylase is synthesized as a single chain precursor. Generation of the pyruvoyl active site from a Ser is coupled to cleavage of a Gly-Ser bond between the larger (beta) and smaller (alpha chains). It is an integral membrane protein.), with protein sequence MKDAAFLSFVKLLPKRQLSRFVGGATRLDGARGAHQAAIRAFARQYQVNVEEAELPIEAYETFGEFFVRKLKPGIRPVAPGEDVVVSPVDGTVSQAGHTANGRLIQAKGRDYSLAALLDDEEEARHFSGGAFTTIYLSPRDYHRIHAPLGGRITGWSYVPGNLWPVNRPSVRGVPDLFAVNERAIVWMETAVGRVAVIAVGATIVGRIRLAFDELATNQGEPARRVRYEAPRTINKGDELGMFEMGSTVILCFERGKVALDDRLQPEVPLLLGERIGGRPQQDAT encoded by the coding sequence ATGAAAGACGCTGCCTTCCTCTCCTTCGTCAAGCTTTTGCCCAAGCGCCAGCTCTCTCGCTTCGTGGGCGGCGCCACCCGCCTCGACGGCGCCCGCGGCGCCCACCAGGCCGCCATCCGCGCCTTCGCCCGCCAGTACCAGGTGAACGTCGAGGAGGCCGAGCTGCCCATCGAGGCCTACGAGACCTTCGGCGAGTTCTTCGTCCGCAAGCTCAAGCCCGGCATCCGCCCCGTCGCCCCCGGCGAGGACGTGGTCGTCTCCCCGGTGGACGGCACGGTGAGCCAGGCGGGCCACACGGCGAACGGCAGGCTGATCCAGGCCAAGGGCCGCGACTACTCCCTCGCGGCGCTCCTCGACGACGAGGAGGAGGCCCGCCATTTCTCCGGCGGCGCCTTCACCACCATCTACCTCTCGCCCCGGGACTACCACCGCATCCACGCGCCGCTGGGCGGCAGGATCACCGGCTGGTCCTACGTGCCCGGCAACCTCTGGCCGGTGAACCGCCCGTCGGTCCGCGGCGTCCCCGATCTCTTCGCGGTGAACGAGCGCGCCATCGTCTGGATGGAGACCGCGGTGGGCCGCGTCGCGGTGATCGCCGTGGGCGCCACCATCGTGGGCCGGATCCGCCTCGCCTTCGACGAACTCGCCACCAACCAGGGTGAGCCCGCCAGGCGCGTGCGCTACGAGGCGCCGCGCACCATCAACAAGGGCGACGAGCTCGGCATGTTCGAGATGGGCTCCACCGTGATCCTCTGCTTCGAGCGGGGGAAGGTGGCGCTCGACGACAGGCTCCAGCCGGAAGTGCCGCTCCTCCTCGGCGAGCGGATCGGCGGGCGGCCCCAGCAGGACGCGACATGA
- the hisS gene encoding histidine--tRNA ligase: MKINSVKGMNDVLPTAEGDSVAFNGRLWERAEAVFRDVMRRYAFDEVRTPIVEEAQLFSRAVGEATDIVGKEMYTFEDRSGKKLLALRPEGTAGAVRAYIEHGLPMRDPVQRWWYFGSMFRHERQQKHRYRQFYQVGVELFGVAQPEADAEVLSLCNAILVDLGLEGIELRLNSLGDEQCRPAYLELLSAFLRERREQLCPECRDRLERNPLRVLDCKNEGCQAVVADAPASHEHLCAPCSEHFARVRASVDRLGIKYRLDKNLVRGLDYYTRTSFEFLASALGSAQQTAVCGGGRYDGLVKQLGGADTPAIGFGMGVERICALLAQQGVPAHAPALFLAIGDEAAREEVLALATEARSKGLAAEADFRGGKIARQLGRADKRGARFAVVIGGNELASRRAKLKDMRGGEETEVALDELVAEVARRVGG; this comes from the coding sequence ATGAAGATCAACTCGGTCAAGGGCATGAACGACGTCCTTCCCACCGCGGAGGGGGACTCGGTCGCCTTCAACGGCAGGCTGTGGGAGCGGGCGGAGGCGGTCTTCCGCGACGTGATGCGCCGCTACGCCTTCGACGAGGTGCGCACGCCGATCGTGGAGGAGGCGCAGCTCTTCTCCCGCGCGGTGGGCGAGGCCACCGACATCGTCGGCAAGGAGATGTACACCTTCGAGGATCGCAGCGGGAAGAAGCTCCTCGCCCTGCGTCCCGAGGGGACCGCCGGCGCCGTCCGCGCCTACATCGAGCACGGCCTGCCGATGCGCGATCCGGTACAGCGCTGGTGGTATTTCGGCTCGATGTTCCGCCACGAGCGGCAGCAGAAGCACCGCTACCGCCAGTTCTACCAGGTGGGTGTGGAGCTCTTCGGCGTGGCCCAGCCCGAGGCGGACGCCGAGGTCCTCTCGCTCTGCAACGCGATCCTCGTGGACCTCGGTCTCGAGGGGATCGAGCTGCGCTTGAACAGCCTCGGCGACGAGCAGTGCCGGCCCGCCTACCTCGAACTCCTCTCGGCCTTCCTGCGCGAGCGGCGCGAGCAGCTCTGCCCGGAGTGCAGGGACCGGCTCGAGCGCAACCCGCTTCGCGTCCTCGACTGCAAGAACGAGGGCTGCCAGGCGGTGGTGGCGGACGCACCGGCGAGCCACGAGCACCTCTGCGCGCCGTGCAGCGAGCACTTTGCCAGGGTCCGCGCCTCGGTCGATCGCCTCGGGATCAAATACCGGCTCGACAAGAACCTGGTGCGCGGCCTCGACTACTACACCCGCACCTCGTTCGAGTTCCTCGCCAGCGCCCTGGGCTCCGCCCAGCAGACCGCGGTCTGCGGCGGCGGCCGCTACGACGGCCTGGTGAAGCAGCTCGGCGGCGCCGACACGCCGGCGATCGGCTTCGGCATGGGCGTGGAGCGGATCTGTGCCCTCCTCGCGCAGCAGGGCGTGCCTGCGCACGCACCGGCGCTCTTTCTCGCCATCGGCGACGAGGCCGCCCGCGAGGAGGTCCTCGCCCTGGCCACCGAGGCGAGGTCGAAGGGGCTCGCGGCGGAGGCGGATTTCCGCGGCGGCAAGATCGCCCGGCAGCTCGGCCGCGCCGACAAGCGCGGCGCCCGCTTCGCCGTGGTGATCGGCGGCAACGAGCTCGCCAGCCGGCGCGCGAAGCTGAAGGACATGCGGGGCGGCGAGGAGACCGAGGTCGCCCTCGACGAGCTCGTGGCCGAGGTCGCCCGCCGCGTCGGCGGGTGA